Proteins encoded together in one Pseudoalteromonas xiamenensis window:
- a CDS encoding alkaline phosphatase D family protein, with the protein MSNQLLLGPILGLESDTLYTTLVVTDDTVSSVLLEIHQDTLSFELVGTLHIGRVWRVEFDPHLEPNSCVNYRILIENEFATSKSGESQWSFHVPAQTETPKLAYASCNGFSDFKLMTSTERPYALWQAMSEQHDEAPFSLLLMGGDQIYADSIWTMVPSLKQWNELPREKKIKAKASKQMKAQIRRFYSELYLDRWNKPDVAKMLASIPSIMMWDDHDIFDGWGSYPEDIQTCEVYGAIFAEAKNHFDLLQLRSANKNSTLLRKASANVNQAEPCHFGAVVQFKNYQILVLDNRSERTLNRVMSEAHWQDVIHFLDNCTSGDLLVMTGVPVVYRDFSFAERAVDATPWEEEVTDDLKDHWRAKEHEGERSRLIMRLLANAKRRQGKTVLLSGDVHVGALGIIRDESQSDITRIHQVISSGIVHPSPTFMQWLGICALTNDDDEYLDGAKHIVARMIKPTGGDKYIRTRNFTTLKMGTDHKIWVNWVIEGKDKPVYAID; encoded by the coding sequence ATGTCCAATCAACTTTTGCTCGGGCCAATTTTAGGTCTTGAATCTGACACGCTTTACACCACATTAGTGGTTACAGACGATACGGTGTCCAGTGTGTTACTCGAAATCCATCAAGATACTTTGTCGTTTGAACTGGTGGGTACTTTACATATTGGGCGGGTTTGGCGAGTTGAATTTGACCCGCATCTTGAACCAAACTCCTGTGTGAATTACCGAATACTGATAGAAAATGAATTCGCGACCAGTAAATCAGGAGAGTCTCAGTGGTCGTTTCATGTTCCTGCACAAACTGAAACACCTAAACTCGCTTATGCCTCGTGCAATGGTTTTTCAGATTTCAAATTAATGACCTCAACGGAGCGGCCGTATGCGCTTTGGCAAGCGATGTCTGAACAGCATGACGAAGCACCTTTTTCGTTGCTACTAATGGGCGGCGATCAGATTTACGCTGATTCGATTTGGACAATGGTTCCATCACTTAAACAATGGAATGAATTGCCAAGAGAAAAGAAAATTAAAGCCAAGGCAAGTAAACAAATGAAAGCGCAAATTCGCCGTTTTTATAGCGAGTTGTACTTGGACCGTTGGAACAAACCAGACGTCGCTAAAATGCTCGCGTCTATTCCCTCTATTATGATGTGGGATGATCACGATATTTTCGATGGATGGGGAAGTTACCCTGAAGACATTCAAACGTGTGAGGTTTATGGGGCCATTTTTGCCGAAGCGAAAAACCATTTCGATTTACTGCAATTACGCAGTGCCAACAAAAACTCCACCTTATTAAGGAAGGCTTCAGCAAATGTAAACCAAGCTGAACCATGCCATTTTGGTGCTGTTGTTCAGTTTAAGAACTATCAAATATTAGTACTCGATAATCGCAGCGAACGTACATTAAATCGCGTCATGAGCGAAGCTCATTGGCAGGATGTCATTCACTTTTTGGACAATTGTACTTCGGGTGATTTACTCGTAATGACAGGCGTGCCCGTGGTGTACCGTGATTTCTCGTTTGCAGAGCGAGCGGTCGATGCAACACCGTGGGAAGAAGAAGTTACCGATGACTTGAAAGATCACTGGCGAGCAAAAGAACATGAAGGTGAGCGAAGCCGACTGATCATGCGGTTGCTGGCAAACGCAAAGCGTCGCCAAGGTAAGACGGTATTGTTGTCAGGCGATGTACATGTTGGCGCACTAGGTATTATACGAGACGAAAGTCAGTCAGACATCACGCGTATTCACCAAGTGATTTCATCAGGTATAGTGCATCCATCACCAACATTTATGCAATGGTTGGGTATTTGTGCACTGACCAACGATGACGATGAATATTTAGATGGGGCCAAACATATTGTGGCACGCATGATTAAACCGACAGGCGGTGATAAATATATTCGTACGCGTAATTTCACTACATTGAAAATGGGCACTGACCACAAGATATGGGTTAACTGGGTTATTGAAGGAAAAGATAAACCTGTTTACGCGATAGACTGA
- a CDS encoding SUMF1/EgtB/PvdO family nonheme iron enzyme — protein MAPGRHEIIAKHEWYENTVLNYDAVKASNDEVQLHPTKRAGTVTIASVPKGAAVSINGNVVGITPYQATWSAGNYQLGIQAEGYEQSLDQFSLNQSITAIERTYTLMPLQATLKMTLLPEGGLLTVNGIPKTPDEGAKISVDANTLLTVQYQKQGFITQVRRVTLSPKQQGELALSLEPDLGQVKFSSNVNATVSVNGKTLGHTPLSLSLQTVPLDVTFSKQGYRSQTRTILPVRKNALNVEVELLTEFEARRKEGKPSAVSKLGIDFIKVAGGSFEMGSPVNEAERFRDEHQLSVELTNAFLVATTEITEAQYNSFDKSVTPSNLPMVNVTWLDAVRYCNWLSEREGLKPFYRVQGSRVSIPELTEGYRLLSEAEWEFVAKHFQRAARTTYVWGNEDRVRKGQGNFADESIRGKQTFILEKYQDGFAQRAPVKSFNADRNGLYDLDGNVREWVSDGYQVMKVGDANVLINPIIAIEELNHVIKGGSFKTGRLKMLRASVKGKSDGQLEDVGFRIARYEAR, from the coding sequence TTGGCTCCAGGACGCCATGAAATTATCGCCAAACATGAATGGTATGAAAACACCGTACTCAATTACGATGCAGTCAAAGCAAGTAACGATGAGGTTCAACTTCATCCGACGAAACGCGCAGGCACCGTGACGATTGCTTCTGTGCCAAAGGGGGCTGCTGTCAGTATAAATGGAAATGTAGTTGGGATAACGCCCTATCAAGCAACGTGGAGTGCAGGCAACTACCAACTTGGTATTCAAGCCGAGGGGTATGAACAATCGTTGGATCAGTTTTCACTAAATCAGTCGATTACTGCAATTGAACGCACCTATACGTTGATGCCATTACAAGCGACGCTCAAGATGACACTTTTACCAGAAGGCGGGTTGTTAACCGTCAACGGTATACCTAAAACACCCGATGAGGGCGCTAAAATCAGTGTCGATGCTAATACGTTGCTCACTGTGCAATACCAAAAACAAGGATTTATTACACAAGTTCGACGCGTTACGTTATCGCCAAAGCAACAAGGCGAATTAGCGCTGTCGCTTGAACCCGACTTGGGTCAAGTGAAGTTTTCCAGCAACGTTAATGCGACGGTTAGTGTCAATGGCAAAACGCTCGGTCACACGCCTTTGTCCCTGTCGTTACAGACGGTGCCACTCGATGTCACCTTTTCAAAACAAGGCTACCGAAGCCAAACTAGAACCATTTTGCCAGTGAGGAAAAACGCGCTGAATGTTGAAGTGGAGTTACTCACTGAATTTGAGGCGCGTCGAAAAGAGGGGAAGCCATCGGCGGTATCCAAACTCGGTATTGATTTTATCAAAGTCGCAGGAGGCTCATTTGAAATGGGGTCGCCGGTGAACGAAGCTGAGCGCTTTAGAGATGAACATCAGTTATCTGTAGAATTGACGAACGCTTTTTTGGTTGCGACAACAGAAATTACAGAAGCGCAATATAACTCGTTTGATAAGTCCGTTACACCTTCGAACTTACCGATGGTCAACGTGACTTGGCTTGACGCAGTGCGCTATTGTAATTGGTTAAGCGAACGAGAAGGGTTGAAACCGTTTTATCGAGTACAAGGTAGCAGAGTATCAATTCCAGAATTAACAGAAGGCTATCGGCTGCTATCGGAAGCAGAGTGGGAATTTGTTGCTAAACATTTCCAACGTGCGGCGCGCACAACCTACGTTTGGGGCAATGAGGACCGTGTTCGTAAAGGACAAGGCAATTTTGCTGATGAAAGTATACGAGGAAAGCAAACCTTTATTTTAGAAAAGTATCAAGATGGTTTTGCACAAAGAGCCCCTGTGAAAAGTTTTAATGCAGACCGGAATGGATTGTATGACCTTGATGGCAACGTGCGTGAATGGGTGAGCGATGGGTATCAAGTGATGAAAGTGGGTGATGCTAACGTTTTGATAAATCCAATTATAGCAATAGAGGAACTGAACCACGTCATTAAGGGTGGGTCGTTCAAAACCGGGCGGTTAAAGATGCTCCGCGCAAGCGTTAAAGGCAAAAGCGATGGTCAATTAGAAGACGTTGGTTTTAGGATTGCACGCTACGAGGCACGTTAG
- a CDS encoding MotA/TolQ/ExbB proton channel family protein, with translation MSNRTSNATMNPPLWLSALVLLGCFTLMQVLFAGWITPKAEAVLMAQGSQSLSSVWVILKDMEQQICFSLLFYCLFLMGYKLWRLLDEEAIYTCDFLADYDKSKPLDIDIALHELESSTFRENPAMLTWINCIRRYKNTRNVQHAASAIASSVDSLAAQLESGNNMIRYIIWAIPSIGFVGTVRGIGQALAQADKALAGDISGMTASLGVAFNSTLVALFISLILMYFMHLLNSRQDSMVLKTQESCERHLLAHLHQ, from the coding sequence ATGAGTAACAGAACATCAAATGCAACGATGAACCCACCTTTATGGTTAAGCGCCTTGGTCTTGCTCGGCTGTTTCACATTGATGCAGGTGCTGTTTGCAGGTTGGATTACGCCTAAAGCAGAAGCGGTATTAATGGCGCAAGGGTCGCAATCGCTTTCTTCTGTCTGGGTTATCTTGAAAGACATGGAACAGCAGATCTGTTTCTCACTGCTGTTTTATTGTTTGTTTCTGATGGGCTATAAACTCTGGCGATTACTGGATGAAGAAGCCATTTATACCTGTGATTTTCTAGCAGACTACGACAAGTCAAAACCATTGGATATAGACATTGCCCTACATGAGTTGGAGTCGTCTACATTCCGTGAAAATCCAGCGATGTTAACGTGGATTAATTGTATCCGCCGCTATAAAAACACCCGCAATGTACAGCATGCAGCGAGCGCCATCGCTTCTTCTGTTGACAGTCTTGCCGCTCAATTAGAAAGCGGAAATAACATGATCCGATATATTATTTGGGCAATCCCAAGCATTGGTTTCGTCGGTACGGTTAGAGGAATAGGACAAGCGTTAGCGCAGGCTGATAAGGCGCTTGCAGGCGACATTTCAGGCATGACTGCCTCACTCGGTGTTGCCTTCAACTCCACGTTAGTTGCGCTGTTTATTTCGCTTATTTTGATGTACTTCATGCATTTACTTAACAGTCGCCAAGATTCTATGGTGTTGAAAACTCAAGAAAGTTGTGAGCGTCATTTACTTGCTCATCTTCATCAGTAG
- a CDS encoding vWA domain-containing protein has product MRKKRAVVDGFNMSFLDVMACGLGAVILIFILVDFSGGHPPTEEETRLEQSLQSTQEKITEYTRSHDSLLAQLETIKSKLKTENAKDAAANDEQAALLNEISTQLAIIAKLEAELKAVSSIPAKESTLEIQGKYAQQYLTGMKVEGKHIVVLLDKSASMMDDNLVGVLSAMALNDKARKAKAKWQRTLRVVNWLFARVPSDSEVSLIAFSDTAKTLGQSKIISGKDSRQLIALAQSAHDVVPNGGTNLQLGLQTALSTQPNVSDIYLITDGLPTLGDGLNLRCKGLLTNKKSISSECRQQLLLETISRFKKSAHMNVILLPIEGDPYASSMYWSWTQVTGGRFLAPAQEWPQ; this is encoded by the coding sequence ATGAGAAAAAAGCGAGCGGTAGTCGATGGCTTCAATATGTCATTCTTAGATGTAATGGCATGTGGCTTGGGCGCTGTAATCCTCATTTTTATTTTGGTGGACTTTTCGGGGGGACACCCTCCGACGGAGGAAGAAACTCGGCTAGAGCAATCACTGCAGTCGACTCAAGAAAAAATTACAGAATACACGCGTTCTCATGACTCTTTATTGGCTCAACTGGAAACCATTAAGTCTAAGTTGAAAACCGAAAATGCGAAGGATGCGGCTGCAAATGATGAGCAAGCCGCGCTTCTTAATGAGATATCGACACAATTAGCCATAATTGCAAAGCTCGAAGCCGAACTCAAAGCCGTATCCAGTATTCCAGCCAAAGAATCTACGCTTGAAATACAGGGTAAATATGCACAGCAGTACCTGACAGGGATGAAAGTCGAAGGCAAGCACATAGTTGTTTTGCTTGATAAAAGTGCATCGATGATGGACGACAATTTGGTGGGGGTGTTGAGTGCGATGGCGCTCAATGATAAAGCTCGAAAGGCAAAAGCAAAATGGCAACGAACATTACGAGTTGTAAATTGGTTGTTCGCGCGAGTGCCATCAGATTCTGAAGTTTCTCTTATCGCATTTTCAGATACGGCGAAAACGCTCGGACAAAGTAAAATAATTAGTGGAAAGGACAGTCGCCAGTTAATTGCTTTAGCACAGTCTGCACATGACGTGGTGCCAAACGGAGGAACGAATTTGCAACTTGGCCTACAAACCGCGTTGTCTACACAGCCGAATGTGAGTGATATTTACTTAATTACGGATGGCTTACCAACACTTGGAGATGGTTTGAATCTTCGCTGTAAAGGCTTACTCACCAATAAAAAATCCATTTCTTCAGAATGCAGACAACAGTTGTTATTAGAAACGATCTCGCGATTTAAAAAATCAGCGCATATGAACGTGATATTGCTGCCAATTGAAGGCGACCCCTATGCTTCGTCAATGTATTGGAGTTGGACTCAAGTCACAGGTGGTCGCTTTTTAGCGCCTGCACAGGAGTGGCCACAATGA
- a CDS encoding VWA domain-containing protein: MKKIARPPLEIFTLSFLDIISCAFAAIVMLVLMSKKGDEDVAIISTPIQNLIKEVAQAKASLDSLVKQVDVTQQEVNNAELTLAERRAQSNQLSGAVPRAEATLQQLRDQAASLLQEVRLANARLNNESKPAMPDQAVGGIPTDADYVIFVIDNSGSMSSGGKWKQVVSVVSDILKNHPQMKGFQILAADGEHMYSGREGRWLTDTPTFRQKVISRLTSFTGGASAPEVGIKRALSLYKKEPGKVSLYVFGDDYRPGTLDDVVTEITRLNRDSQGKSKMRIHGVGFYRPHDGNAAQFAAFMQAVAKRNRGAFIGLDF, from the coding sequence ATGAAGAAAATTGCCCGACCGCCGCTCGAGATTTTTACGTTAAGTTTTTTAGACATTATCTCCTGTGCATTTGCTGCAATAGTGATGCTAGTGTTGATGTCCAAAAAGGGCGATGAGGATGTAGCCATTATCTCTACTCCAATCCAAAATTTGATAAAAGAGGTCGCCCAAGCTAAAGCGTCGCTTGATAGCCTTGTAAAGCAAGTAGACGTAACCCAACAAGAGGTGAACAACGCAGAGTTAACCTTAGCCGAGCGCAGGGCACAGTCAAACCAACTGAGTGGTGCTGTCCCTCGAGCAGAAGCGACACTCCAGCAATTGCGTGACCAAGCAGCGAGTCTTTTGCAGGAAGTGCGCCTAGCCAATGCCCGTCTCAACAACGAAAGTAAACCGGCTATGCCAGATCAAGCCGTTGGGGGAATACCAACCGATGCGGATTACGTCATTTTCGTAATTGATAATTCGGGATCGATGTCATCTGGTGGAAAGTGGAAGCAGGTTGTGTCAGTCGTATCCGATATTTTGAAAAATCACCCACAAATGAAAGGCTTTCAGATTTTAGCGGCGGATGGTGAACACATGTATTCAGGCCGAGAAGGGCGTTGGTTAACCGATACGCCAACATTCAGACAGAAAGTGATATCGCGCTTGACCAGTTTTACTGGGGGAGCGAGTGCCCCTGAAGTCGGCATAAAACGAGCTCTTAGTTTGTACAAAAAAGAACCAGGCAAAGTCTCGTTGTATGTGTTTGGTGATGACTACCGACCTGGCACGCTGGATGACGTCGTAACAGAAATCACACGTCTGAATCGGGATAGTCAGGGAAAATCGAAGATGCGTATACATGGTGTTGGTTTTTATCGGCCTCATGATGGTAATGCCGCACAATTCGCAGCGTTCATGCAGGCTGTTGCAAAGCGTAATCGAGGCGCTTTTATTGGTTTAGACTTCTAA
- a CDS encoding DUF924 family protein produces the protein MQQAVLHFWFEEVESKQWFTVDEQFDELIQLRFGDVLQQAEAGELFPWRNSSEGRLAEIIVLDQFSRNVYRGQADAFKNDAMALVLAQEAISHGALHRLTQIECNFLLLPFMHSESLAIHHYAEPFFQEFTSASTVDFESKHRSIIEQFGRYPHRNKQLGRRSTDEEVAFLSMPHSSF, from the coding sequence ATGCAACAAGCAGTACTGCATTTTTGGTTTGAAGAAGTAGAATCTAAACAATGGTTTACCGTTGATGAACAGTTTGATGAATTAATCCAGCTGCGATTTGGTGACGTGTTACAACAGGCTGAAGCGGGCGAATTATTTCCGTGGCGAAACAGTTCTGAAGGACGTTTGGCGGAAATCATTGTATTGGATCAATTTTCTCGTAATGTGTATCGCGGCCAGGCCGATGCATTTAAAAATGACGCGATGGCGTTGGTGTTAGCTCAAGAGGCTATTTCACATGGGGCGCTGCATCGGTTAACACAAATTGAATGTAATTTTTTGCTTTTACCTTTTATGCACAGCGAATCACTCGCTATTCATCATTATGCTGAGCCATTTTTTCAAGAATTCACATCCGCTTCGACGGTTGATTTTGAAAGTAAGCACCGCAGTATCATCGAACAGTTCGGTCGATATCCACACCGAAATAAACAACTGGGTCGGCGTTCCACTGACGAGGAGGTTGCCTTCCTTTCCATGCCGCACTCTAGTTTTTAA
- a CDS encoding GNAT family N-acetyltransferase, which translates to MGISSIETSDWEDILAIQSQVYFDVEPESLETLLSKWRTSPDLCFVFRDEKGVPIAYILAHQWNDSRPPSLYTSTTKNEGTMLFIHDLAVSTRGSGRSIGQQLVQAVLQAAKASGLKEAMLISIQNSQGFWSRFEFKRVGVARLPTTYGEHAVLMKRDLLK; encoded by the coding sequence ATGGGAATATCTAGTATTGAAACATCGGACTGGGAAGACATTCTTGCTATTCAGTCACAAGTTTATTTTGACGTTGAACCAGAGTCCTTAGAAACGTTGCTTAGCAAGTGGCGCACGTCACCGGATCTTTGCTTCGTGTTTCGAGACGAAAAAGGTGTTCCTATCGCTTATATTCTTGCGCATCAATGGAATGACTCGCGTCCTCCATCGCTCTATACGTCCACAACAAAAAATGAAGGAACCATGCTGTTTATTCATGACTTAGCGGTTTCAACGCGAGGTAGTGGTCGGTCTATTGGTCAACAACTTGTTCAAGCGGTATTACAAGCGGCTAAAGCAAGTGGCCTGAAAGAGGCGATGTTAATTTCCATTCAAAACAGCCAAGGTTTTTGGTCTCGTTTCGAATTTAAACGTGTAGGTGTAGCCCGTTTACCAACCACCTATGGCGAACATGCGGTATTGATGAAACGTGACTTGCTCAAGTAA
- the trxC gene encoding thioredoxin TrxC — protein MNSSTQLVCSYCGGINRVPSTKIDANPLCGKCKEKLLVGKPIALFDSNFQRSIEKTDLPVVVDFWATWCGPCQNFAPIFEEVAQHWGSRAVFAKLDTDANQQVSSTYQIRSIPTLMVFKQGKEVARISGALPRVQFEQWLSQVL, from the coding sequence ATGAATTCTTCGACACAACTTGTTTGCTCCTACTGTGGCGGTATTAATCGAGTTCCAAGTACCAAAATTGACGCTAATCCTCTGTGTGGTAAATGCAAAGAGAAGCTTTTGGTTGGTAAACCCATCGCATTATTTGATAGTAATTTCCAACGTAGTATTGAGAAAACGGATTTGCCTGTTGTCGTTGATTTCTGGGCTACTTGGTGTGGTCCTTGCCAAAACTTTGCGCCGATTTTTGAAGAGGTAGCCCAGCATTGGGGCTCCCGAGCGGTGTTTGCTAAACTGGATACGGATGCGAATCAACAGGTTTCAAGCACTTACCAGATCCGTTCGATTCCTACACTTATGGTGTTCAAACAGGGTAAAGAAGTCGCTCGAATCTCGGGTGCATTGCCACGAGTTCAATTCGAGCAATGGTTATCTCAAGTTTTATAA
- a CDS encoding prenyltransferase — MRSFFKAIPAIRPPFLILAPICVNVGLATAHYEGHAFSEWFAMLALVGAIFAAIWVNTLNELQDFTSGLDFLTLRTPFSGGSGILVQTPALFNAVKGWLYLSAAVTLLVGAVLVYELGTSLIPIGCLGVVIVLTYTRQLNKLPWLCAIAPGVGFGVLMSVGGYLTQNAPASMLILLVSFVSLFPINNLLIVNQLPDIEADRQGGRRHLAIAYGDDMAITVYSVFLLLAIILLISLVVSAMLPVLSLLTLMPLLLGVVALTKLIELKKDIRRSPKTMAMVVACANLTPLVLSLTLWFK, encoded by the coding sequence ATGCGATCATTTTTCAAAGCGATACCCGCAATTCGACCACCTTTTCTTATTCTCGCGCCTATTTGTGTTAACGTAGGACTTGCAACCGCACATTATGAAGGTCATGCGTTTTCGGAATGGTTTGCCATGCTTGCCCTCGTCGGGGCCATTTTTGCAGCAATATGGGTGAATACGCTCAATGAACTTCAGGATTTTACCAGTGGATTGGATTTTCTAACTCTGCGTACCCCCTTTAGCGGTGGAAGTGGCATATTGGTGCAAACCCCAGCGCTTTTTAACGCGGTGAAAGGGTGGCTCTACCTCAGTGCGGCGGTCACGTTGTTAGTCGGAGCCGTTCTTGTCTACGAGTTAGGCACTTCGCTCATACCCATTGGCTGTTTAGGTGTTGTTATTGTGTTGACTTACACTCGACAACTGAACAAATTACCTTGGCTCTGTGCAATCGCGCCGGGCGTTGGATTTGGTGTGTTGATGTCCGTTGGGGGTTATCTAACCCAAAATGCCCCAGCTAGCATGCTGATTTTGTTAGTCTCGTTTGTGTCCCTTTTTCCCATAAATAATTTACTGATAGTTAATCAACTTCCCGATATTGAAGCTGACCGTCAAGGCGGTCGACGTCACTTGGCGATAGCCTATGGAGATGATATGGCAATTACGGTTTACAGTGTTTTTCTCCTGTTAGCCATTATCTTGTTGATAAGCTTAGTCGTATCAGCAATGTTGCCTGTCTTGAGTTTGCTGACTTTAATGCCTTTACTGCTTGGTGTTGTGGCGTTGACCAAATTAATTGAACTCAAAAAGGATATTCGGCGCTCGCCAAAAACAATGGCGATGGTTGTCGCCTGTGCCAATCTAACGCCTTTAGTATTATCACTAACTCTCTGGTTTAAATAG
- a CDS encoding BlaI/MecI/CopY family transcriptional regulator: MLTEPELAILKSLWREQPRSARQIHDELTAQFDWTYSSTRKTLERMSDKGLLSVVSHGNKNFYRTPLEKVPTLAGVAKDFFKKVFDFEGPLPIAMFSDSKMMSEDEIKRLEQLVNNAEHEKGHD, from the coding sequence ATGTTAACAGAGCCAGAATTAGCGATTCTCAAATCGTTGTGGCGAGAGCAGCCTCGCAGTGCAAGACAAATTCACGATGAACTGACCGCTCAATTTGATTGGACCTACTCATCAACGCGAAAGACACTCGAAAGAATGTCTGACAAAGGCCTTTTAAGTGTCGTGAGTCATGGCAATAAAAACTTTTATCGCACGCCCCTTGAAAAAGTACCAACCCTTGCGGGTGTCGCCAAAGACTTTTTTAAAAAAGTTTTTGATTTCGAAGGGCCATTACCTATCGCGATGTTTTCAGACAGTAAAATGATGTCTGAAGATGAAATCAAACGACTCGAACAGCTTGTGAATAATGCTGAGCACGAGAAAGGCCATGACTGA
- a CDS encoding M23/M56 family metallopeptidase produces the protein MTDSLVLLVLFISSGVFIWLGMSICRRFAIQFSPRQLQLLVLLNCTVTYLCFSSPSPNLPNLNATSFQRISLVNTLDVVENQTGIILGSGQDTILLILSVLAISLINLMRLLYRQWLFRCRLRRASVLGHALYESNEMPSAFAIGWWQPKIYVPSYFHQLTTVQQQVVVTHEQTHIHFRDPLWLSLFSVLKSLLWFNPLFRALPVWYNEAIEFRCDKNVVKHLVRHHELSFTDASRLYANTIIENLKFAKQQPKYHLHQAIAAHALPNNVIEERIKVIVRPKSTHSTVLSMVFVSLLCALSFIPSAGARLVSQEISDWVIPVVKPNISSRFGHVHPVRNNNPHRGVDFAAPVGTPVLAAKFGRVRIADNQTYPEGFGNVIVIEHDVQVQSVYAHLDSIDVKVGSYVLAGQIIGTVGQTGKVTGPHLHFEIHENNRVVNPIKLD, from the coding sequence ATGACTGATAGTTTGGTGCTCTTGGTATTATTTATTAGTAGTGGAGTGTTCATTTGGTTAGGCATGTCTATTTGCAGACGTTTTGCAATCCAGTTTTCACCGCGTCAGTTACAATTATTAGTACTGTTAAACTGTACAGTCACGTACCTTTGTTTTAGTTCGCCATCTCCTAATTTACCTAACTTGAACGCGACATCGTTTCAGCGTATCTCTTTAGTCAACACCTTAGACGTCGTTGAAAATCAAACAGGCATTATACTTGGGAGTGGGCAGGACACGATTTTACTCATCTTATCCGTCCTTGCAATAAGCTTGATAAACCTGATGCGTCTACTTTATCGGCAATGGTTGTTTAGGTGTCGATTACGTCGTGCATCTGTATTGGGACATGCACTTTACGAATCAAATGAAATGCCAAGTGCATTTGCAATAGGGTGGTGGCAACCGAAAATTTACGTACCAAGCTATTTTCATCAGTTAACGACTGTGCAGCAGCAAGTGGTTGTAACACACGAACAAACGCATATTCATTTTAGGGATCCGTTGTGGCTATCGCTATTCTCAGTCTTAAAGTCATTGCTGTGGTTCAACCCGCTTTTTCGTGCGTTACCGGTTTGGTATAACGAAGCGATAGAATTTCGCTGTGATAAGAATGTCGTAAAGCATTTGGTTCGACATCATGAGCTTTCGTTCACGGATGCGAGTCGTTTATATGCAAACACCATTATTGAAAATCTAAAATTCGCAAAACAACAACCGAAATATCATTTGCATCAAGCCATTGCAGCACATGCATTACCAAATAACGTGATTGAAGAACGGATCAAAGTAATTGTACGTCCAAAATCAACTCACTCTACTGTGCTCTCAATGGTGTTTGTAAGCTTATTGTGTGCACTTTCATTTATTCCTTCCGCGGGTGCTAGGTTGGTTTCACAGGAAATCAGTGATTGGGTCATTCCCGTAGTTAAGCCAAATATCAGCAGTCGATTTGGTCATGTGCACCCTGTCCGTAATAACAATCCTCATCGCGGTGTTGACTTTGCAGCGCCAGTGGGGACACCTGTTTTAGCCGCTAAATTTGGCCGAGTTCGTATTGCGGATAACCAGACTTACCCTGAAGGTTTCGGAAATGTCATCGTAATTGAACATGATGTTCAGGTTCAGTCTGTTTATGCTCACTTAGACTCCATCGACGTTAAAGTTGGCAGCTACGTTTTAGCAGGTCAAATAATAGGTACGGTTGGACAAACTGGGAAGGTAACAGGACCTCATCTTCATTTTGAAATTCATGAAAACAACCGAGTCGTAAACCCTATAAAATTGGATTAA